A DNA window from Pseudorasbora parva isolate DD20220531a chromosome 5, ASM2467924v1, whole genome shotgun sequence contains the following coding sequences:
- the LOC137075835 gene encoding serine/threonine-protein kinase pim-3-like encodes MDIGSCRYEMGTALGEGGFGTVYAATRLKDGLQVAVKFASNREARYARISGYSRPIPLEVALQMFANRGPSVPNIIQLLDWQDEPDRYLMVLERPMPCQTLDEFLTSYTGTKYEDSVRIIMRQATFAAQACCQRGVLHRDIKLENLLINPDTFEVKLIDFGCGEFLNSAGYSSFSGTKEYCPPEFWMSGHYHGEPATVWSLGVLLFNMLCRNFPRRRDLEEIDQNIWTRNGLSQECCDLIRCCLQVYPKKRIELEKVGLHNWFKVFITF; translated from the exons ATGG ACATCGGTTCCTGCAGATATGAAATGGGCACTGCACTGGGTGAAGGAGGCTTTGGGACGGTTTATGCAGCGACACGTTTGAAGGATGGCCTTCAG GTGGCGGTGAAATTTGCCTCCAATCGGGAAGCAAGATATGCCAGGATT AGCGGTTATTCCAGACCCATCCCACTGGAAGTGGCTCTGCAAATGTTTGCCAATCGAGGGCCCAGTGTTCCTAACATCATCCAGCTCTTGGACTGGCAGGACGAGCCTGACCGATACCTTATGGTGCTGGAGCGGCCCATGCCCTGTCAGACCTTGGATGAGTTTTTAACAAGCTACACGGGCACCAAATATGAAGATTCGGTACGCATTATTATGCGGCAGGCCACATTTGCGGCTCAGGCCTGCTGCCAGCGGGGAGTTTTACATCGGGATATCAAGCTGGAAAACCTGCTAATTAACCCGGACACCTTCGAGGTCAAATTAATTGACTTCGGATGCGGAGAATTCCTCAACAGCGCAGGTTACAGCTCCTTTTCTG GCACAAAAGAGTACTGCCCCCCTGAGTTCTGGATGAGCGGCCACTATCACGGGGAACCTGCGACGGTTTGGTCGCTCGGCGTACTCTTGTTCAATATGCTGTGCAGGAATTTTCCGAGGAGGCGAGACCTGGAGGAGATAGATCAGAACATCTGGACCAGAAATGGCTTGTCACAAG AATGCTGCGATTTGATTCGCTGTTGTCTGCAGGTCTACCCAAAGAAGAGGATTGAACTGGAGAAAGTCGGTCTCCACAACTGGTTTAAggttttcattacattttaa